AAGTCTCTATTCTCCGGCCTAGGCGACCGCGCACCTCCTTCAACCTGGACTCATatcacctccccacccaagATTGTGATTTTTGAGGGCTGGCTCGTTGGATTCCGTCCGCTCTCGCCTGTTGCTCTTGAAGCCAAGTATTGTTCCCCGACCAGCAAGACGCTTCACCGGCACTTGCCGGCTCATTTGATGTTTATCAACTCCTGCTTGGAGAAGTATCAACTGATATGGGACCAGTTTGACGCCTTCGTGCACGTTGATGCCGAGGATCTAGGCTGGGTGTATGAGTGGAGGATCCAGCAGGAGCAAGGCCTGCGGCGAGAGAAGGGGGTCGAAGGTGGCATGACGGATGAGCAGGTAAGGAAGTTTGTGGATTGCTACTTCCCAGCTTATGAGTTGTACATCGACGGGATCAGGAACGGAGTGTTTGGCGAGAGAAAAAAGGCGTGCcagttgaggttggtggtgggaagagACAGAGCGGTCAAGGAATCTTTGGTGATTTGACAATCTGCTGCCATATATCTTGGCGATTTTCATTCATAGATGGCTGTCTGTCTCTAGGGGTATCATACTTGGGGTACATTAGCTTTGGCACTGCAGCGACCAACGGGGAAGTAGTAATCACGCCAACATTATCATTGTACATAAACGAACCATGTAGAGTAGACAGGCCGGGGTCCTGTTGAGAAAAAGTAATACAcagcaagaaaagaaatagCCCAGCACAGCTCCACTGCATATGGACAGACAGACAAAAGGTCACCACCTATCCACCATTTTTCTCCAGCCTCATCCGTCGTGCGCAAgtctttccttcttccgtGCCATAAAATCGTGTCGTAATTTCATTAATCATGTTTTCCCCATAGTCATGCAATGTTTTGGCAAGTTCCGTGACGTTCCGCGTTAGATTCGTTACTGTCGTTAAGAACAAGGCTGCCGCCCCAGTCACTGTCGGTCGTTGATTAAGTTCAGTGAAGCAATGAGAAGAACCCATAGAGACGAGAAGATATGGTCAGCTTCCTATCCACACACCGGCACGCCTACGCCTACCTATCCGTAgccccatcaacaccacaaagTACaccctgcctgcctgccaCTTATCCGTCGACGGCCTTTAAAACTCCAGGTCGGCATCTTTACCCTGCATCATGGTCTGACCCTCGTGTTTCAAGTCCTCCAGGGTCCGCCCAATTCCCTCAACCTTCCCGCGGACCGCCTCCTCTCTGGCAGATATCTCATCCTCGAACTGGGTGATAAGCTGCCTCTtatccctcctcgccttcctaAACTTTTGCACCACTGCGCCGAGTTGCTCCAGAAACCAGTCGCCTGCCTCGTCCCACTCATCAACAGAGATGCGCGCGAAAAATTGGTGCTGGTCTATGCTTCCCTGGTTCTTGTAGTACTCCATTCTCTGCTCTATGCTGCCACCAGGATGCGGCggaggctgttgctgcttcaTGGCTGTTTGCTGTTCAATGACAGCTGCCGCCTGCGGGTCAAAGTCGAAGGCCTCGTTTCGCAGATCAGAATAGCTCATCCTGTGTAGCTCAGCGTCGTTGTAATCCAGGCTCTGTCGGCGCTTGAGAGATTTCGTTGCCGGCTTCAGGGGCTCTTTGACAATGCGACGGTTGGAGCTGTTGGTGCGACCTAACGGAGCAGCAATCGCGGCGGTAGCTACCAGGTCTTTCTTGACtgcaagaggaagagggaggacaGGGGGAGGCAGTTTCCGGGTGGCGACACGCGGCGTGTTTTGGAGGGCCTCCGTTAGCTCCTCCGGGTCAACGCCGCTGGTGGTAGCGAGAACCCCGGCACGGGTGTCGTTGAAATTGTGGTCGTCGTCAAACTCGAGAGGCGTCAGGTTCTCAAAGATGGTTGATCGCTTATGCTGCAGCTCACGCTCCTGCTCaacctctctttctctctggCGCTCTAGCTCGCGCTCGCGCTCACGTTGCCTTTCACGATCTCgtttccttctctcctcgAGACGGACCTGCTCGAGATGCTCACCCGCCTCAACTGCTCTCTCTGGAGACATGGAAACGCTCCCAGCACGCCTGGGAGAGTACTGACTTCCACTGGGCGAGTAGGTGGCGTTCTTGAAACCACGGGTGTCGCGGTAAGGGAGACGGGTGCGTCTTAGTGCACTGTTCTTAGTGGGGGTCTCATAGATAGACCGGTCATCGTGATATGCATCATCAGTCTTGTCACTGCCAGACGGGATATTGGCCGCTGTACTGCTGGTTACAGGAACGGCgctttggtgatggggtgcAGCAACTACCGTAAGCATGCCATTGTCGGCAATAATAAATGGCAGTTTCTCATTGGCGGAcccatgttgctgttgatgctgatggggttggtgatgctgaagTTCCCTCCGGCTGGTCTGGGcaggtgccggtggtggtgggagtgcttggtgttggcgttGATATGTACCCACAGGAGGTGGGAATCCGCTGGCAGCTTCAGTGCTGCTGAACGGGCGAGCATTGGTGGCCTGACGCGTGTGAGTTCTGTCAGAAGCAGCCCTGCTCTCGGTGTCGTTGAACATGGAGGCTACAGTCGAGTCTTCCCAGGCGTTCTGTCCACGTGGGGGCTCACAAGCGGCCGTGTCCGAGGCCGTAGTCCGGGTCCGCTGCATCGGATGAAAGTGTTGTGCAGGGAGGCTCCTACTCATTGATGTCGGTGGCGgctggccgtggtggtgggtggagggCGCGACGGAGGAGTAACGACCACTCAAACCCTTGAACACCGGTACTGAGCGGGAAGCTGCCGTTGCAGTTCCAGGCGTGTCGTGTTTGTCTAGTTGCCGACCTGTCGCGAGGATTTCATGGGGGGGTTGCAACTGTGgaagtggttgttgttgttgctgagcaTTGTTCGTAGCGTGGCCGTTGCTCAGCGGATGGTTTTTCCCAGACAAAGCACTGGCAGGTGCGGATGTTGCTGGCAGGCCCACAGCTCCTGCCCTAGGACTACTATCTCCCCCCGTTCTCCCAAAAAGACCGATTGCCCCGAGCTTCTTTTTTGCCGTAGGCATCATCCTCATTCGCATGAAGACGCAGGTTGACGCAGGTTGTTGTTTACTTGTTTACGTGGGGAAGATGGGAACTATGCGGCAGCGCAGCCAACCATCAGTCAGCGACAAATGACACCCGCAGGACGCGTTTATGACGGGCAAAGATTCAAACTCAGGGCAGGTTGGGAACGAGGTCCCGAAAAGAAAGCTGCGAGCTGGCTTGTTATTATTATGAGTCCAGCTCGCGCTGGACGAatggatgggtggtgtgCACCGTTGGGCTCACGCCTGCAATTCGATGATTCAACAGCAGTTGGGTTGAAAGAAAAGAACGGCAGCCATGTGCgtgaggggaaaggggcaCAGCCGTGGGGTTTCTTCATTTTAGAATGTCACTGTAGGTATGGGGAGGTCGGAACTGAGTGCTGATGGTTCTGGCCTCGTTCGTTCCACTTTGAGAGTGGGAGACGGCGACATGGTTGACTTCGTGGTTCCAATAGGCAACCGCTGCGGCTTCCATGTTACAaggatgatggatggctCAACCCGCAGATTGCTTCTCCGACACGTTGTCAAGTGAGCTTGCCCTGCCCAAACTGGTTCGCAGCTGGATTCAAAGGTTgccccatcctcttcccacaACTGCATCATTCTCCCATTGACAAATCCCATTGCTTGAGAAGATGTGAGTAACGGTCGCGTCCAACCCAGCCGAGCCATGCATCCTCTGCACATATCTACCTAACGTCCCCCGCGCTCGAACACAGTTCAGATACGCCCATAGACGTCTAATAATGAAGACACCCTCCCCGTTTGCTTCGATTTTGGGCTAACCTGCATTTCAGATTACATGATTGGTACGTTGCGATTATGAGGTCCAATCAAGACATGAGCGCGAAAGTACAGGCGTCAGTTGAGTACATGTCGCACCACACCATGGACCAGGACTTGAGAATCGGGGTGGAAGAGCATGCTTGTCTCCGATTGAGAGCACCCAGAGACGGGCCCAATTGGCCTGTCTGAGAGTGTATGTGGTGTGCCATACCCTCCATCTCTCAAGGATGCTTCATGTCCCTTATTCAGCTTGCATCCGTGAGTCAGGCTTGCCGATATCTGGTCACCTGACTAGGATCTCATAAACCTCCTCTTATGGCATCGTCTTTGGAAGAAATTCCGGCAGGGGGATGCTTTTGATGTGCGAGGTTATGCTGTAAGGAACATCGCCATGGTTGGCTGCATCCACATACAATAGGCCCGGGGCTCGAGGCTGTATTCCTAAAGTCCTTTCGGGCCATGACCGAAGGGTGAAGTGATGGGATCGGGGATACCACCGGTCTACCTATCCTTGTGGCGGTAGTTTACACCAAGCTAATGTCGTTAATTGCCGTCGGTGTCAGGTACTTGTTGAATATCTACCGAGCACCTTCAAATCCATTCTGCATCTAGATGCCCAGAACAGCAGAACTGTACCGGAGCTGATATGGGGCGGGAAACAGGAAGGCTGCCAGCAGGTCCATCGGGTAATGCTTTCGATATGAATCTTGTTTTTACTCTGCTTAC
This genomic stretch from Podospora bellae-mahoneyi strain CBS 112042 chromosome 1 map unlocalized CBS112042p_1.2, whole genome shotgun sequence harbors:
- a CDS encoding uncharacterized protein (BUSCO:EOG09261ONU; EggNog:ENOG503P4CG; COG:S), which encodes MAQSFDVPLQSRIVDDKSPICIPFILSRIETYQKQHPNTSRPFIIGLNGVQGVGKTTLVRALAETLQSREGLPTLVVSIDDFYLTHADQLALAAANPDNQLVQYRGEPGTHDIPLLTSFLSSLTSPFPPEGIHVPSYDKSLFSGLGDRAPPSTWTHITSPPKIVIFEGWLVGFRPLSPVALEAKYCSPTSKTLHRHLPAHLMFINSCLEKYQLIWDQFDAFVHVDAEDLGWVYEWRIQQEQGLRREKGVEGGMTDEQVRKFVDCYFPAYELYIDGIRNGVFGERKKACQLRLVVGRDRAVKESLVI
- a CDS encoding uncharacterized protein (EggNog:ENOG503P75Y; COG:S), which translates into the protein MRMRMMPTAKKKLGAIGLFGRTGGDSSPRAGAVGLPATSAPASALSGKNHPLSNGHATNNAQQQQQPLPQLQPPHEILATGRQLDKHDTPGTATAASRSVPVFKGLSGRYSSVAPSTHHHGQPPPTSMSRSLPAQHFHPMQRTRTTASDTAACEPPRGQNAWEDSTVASMFNDTESRAASDRTHTRQATNARPFSSTEAASGFPPPVGTYQRQHQALPPPPAPAQTSRRELQHHQPHQHQQQHGSANEKLPFIIADNGMLTVVAAPHHQSAVPVTSSTAANIPSGSDKTDDAYHDDRSIYETPTKNSALRRTRLPYRDTRGFKNATYSPSGSQYSPRRAGSVSMSPERAVEAGEHLEQVRLEERRKRDRERQRERERELERQREREVEQERELQHKRSTIFENLTPLEFDDDHNFNDTRAGVLATTSGVDPEELTEALQNTPRVATRKLPPPVLPLPLAVKKDLVATAAIAAPLGRTNSSNRRIVKEPLKPATKSLKRRQSLDYNDAELHRMSYSDLRNEAFDFDPQAAAVIEQQTAMKQQQPPPHPGGSIEQRMEYYKNQGSIDQHQFFARISVDEWDEAGDWFLEQLGAVVQKFRKARRDKRQLITQFEDEISAREEAVRGKVEGIGRTLEDLKHEGQTMMQGKDADLEF